The stretch of DNA AAGCGCCGCCGCGCCGATCCCCGCGTCGCGCCCGCGGCCGAGCGGCGCACCCTGCCCGGACCACAGCGACAGGTAATCGCCGTCGTTCGCGCGCGACGCGTTCTGCCGCAGTTCCTGCGTCAGCGCGTTCTGCACCGGATACGGCGCGACGTCGTCGGCGCGTCGTTCCAGATGCTCCATCAGCGGATTGCGGATCCCGCGCGCGTGACGCCCGGTGATCGCGCGCGTGACCGACGTCGCGGTGTCCGACGACGCGCGCACCCGCGCCTTCCAGTCGGCCGGTATCGCGCTCTCCGCACAGGTCAGGAACGCCGTGCCCAGCACGGCGGCCTGCGCGCCGAGCGCGAGCGCGGCCGCGACGCCGCGGCCGTCCATGATGCCGCCCGCCGCCAGCACCGGCAGCCCGGTCGCGTCGACGAGTTGCGGCACCAGCGCCACCGTGCCGACGAGCGCATGTTCCGGCGCGCCGATGAACGTGCCGCGATGCGCGCCCGCCTCCGAGCCTTGCGCGGCGATCGCGTCGGCGCCCGCGTCGCGCCATGCGATCCCCTCGGCCACGTGCGTCGCGGTGCCGATCACGTAGCTGCCCGCCGCCTTCAGCCGCGCGACGTCGTCCGCCGGCAACACGCCGAACGTGAA from Paraburkholderia caballeronis encodes:
- a CDS encoding NAD(P)H-dependent flavin oxidoreductase translates to MTSAFASNAAPRFATPFTTRFNLRLPVVQAPMAGGPTSPALVAAVANAGALGFLAAAPFAPDKIASEVAAIRALTDRPFGVNLFVLDPAQPDEAVVRCALAAIDPLRARFGLPPGQPLPRYAPDFRAQLDMLVELRLPVVSFTFGVLPADDVARLKAAGSYVIGTATHVAEGIAWRDAGADAIAAQGSEAGAHRGTFIGAPEHALVGTVALVPQLVDATGLPVLAAGGIMDGRGVAAALALGAQAAVLGTAFLTCAESAIPADWKARVRASSDTATSVTRAITGRHARGIRNPLMEHLERRADDVAPYPVQNALTQELRQNASRANDGDYLSLWSGQGAPLGRGRDAGIGAAALVDALERELHAVLAGLPRS